In the genome of Eggerthella sp. YY7918, one region contains:
- a CDS encoding helix-turn-helix transcriptional regulator, producing MEIEIQTDAQSLITNTILAATSIALLFVNIKINSDSLLIRTETGKKDIKPVGKDVLLPLVCAMALVLITPIANAAFGVTQDMLVSNNRVVPVAYSFSLILLVVIWFMLKRDLVLPQLYCVLLPIMASFIFLLPLFAPHQAWIILFLGDVGMFFVSILMVTTCLDIAKARNFPVVALYGLFAGCVYFSGVIQLVLESIANNGTFDVGPYATALVLMYVLMIPAFLLIISRRDNKKGRVKPSPHTDGIAIENDTEPNAGGALDIERACAQIAERYHLPKRQRELLDLFAVGRDVTYIAKSLYLSPNTIRSYRKALYATLGVHSRQELIDLIENERKGAGVGQKSESASRCSPINPPSHD from the coding sequence TTGGAAATCGAAATACAAACCGATGCCCAAAGCCTCATCACCAACACCATATTGGCCGCCACCAGCATCGCTCTTCTCTTCGTCAACATAAAGATCAACTCCGACAGCCTACTTATCCGCACAGAGACAGGCAAAAAGGACATTAAGCCCGTTGGTAAGGACGTACTTCTACCACTCGTATGTGCCATGGCACTTGTGCTCATCACCCCTATCGCCAACGCAGCATTTGGCGTTACTCAGGACATGCTTGTCTCCAACAACCGCGTTGTACCAGTTGCCTATTCATTTTCGCTTATTCTGCTGGTAGTTATATGGTTTATGCTGAAAAGGGATCTTGTCCTACCGCAGCTTTACTGCGTGCTTCTTCCCATCATGGCCAGCTTCATATTCCTCTTGCCGCTCTTCGCGCCTCATCAGGCGTGGATTATCCTTTTTCTTGGCGATGTCGGCATGTTTTTCGTATCCATACTGATGGTGACCACCTGCCTCGATATTGCAAAGGCGCGCAATTTCCCTGTGGTTGCTCTCTATGGCCTTTTCGCCGGATGCGTATATTTTTCTGGCGTTATTCAACTCGTGCTCGAATCCATCGCAAACAATGGCACCTTTGACGTGGGTCCCTACGCAACCGCACTCGTGCTCATGTATGTGCTTATGATTCCCGCATTCCTTCTTATAATCTCGCGACGGGACAACAAGAAAGGGCGGGTTAAACCTTCGCCCCATACGGACGGAATAGCGATAGAAAACGACACGGAACCGAATGCGGGAGGTGCACTCGATATCGAACGCGCCTGCGCACAAATTGCTGAACGATATCATCTTCCCAAACGCCAGCGCGAGCTTCTTGACCTGTTTGCAGTAGGCCGCGATGTCACCTACATTGCAAAATCCCTCTATCTATCTCCCAATACCATACGATCGTACCGTAAGGCGCTCTACGCAACGCTTGGCGTGCATAGCAGACAAGAATTGATTGATCTTATCGAGAACGAACGTAAGGGTGCAGGGGTTGGTCAAAAATCCGAAAGCGCAAGTAGATGCTCGCCAATTAATCCGCCATCTCACGATTGA